In the genome of Sulfolobales archaeon, the window TTTATATGGAATCCTCCTAGAGATCTTGTTGATCAGGCTAATGTGACAGAGCTTATTGAAAGCATGGGATTTAAGAGTTATAAAGACTTCGTGAAGAGAAGTATTGAGGATGTAAGATGGTTCTGGAGTCTTGCTCCTGAAATTCTCGAGATAGAATGGTTTAAACCCTATGAAGAGGTCTTAGACATTTCAAGAGGTGTTGAATGGGCTGAATGGTATGTGGGTGGGAGGATTAATGCATCATATAATGTTGTGGATAGAATTGTGAGGAAAGGTTATGGGAGTAAGACTGCTGTGATATGGATTGGCGAGGATAATTCTATTAGGAGTATGACTTATTCAGAGCTTGAGGATTCTGTGAAAAGATTCTCATCCTACCTCCTAGAATCAGGTGTTAGAGTAGGAGATGTTGTTGCCATATACGCTCCCATAATACCTGAATCTATTGTAGCTATGCTTGCGAGTATCAGGATCGGTGCTATAGCATCACCTATATTCTCAGGCTTCAGTCCTCAGGCTGTGGCTAGCAGGCTTAGAATTTCTAATTCAAAGATTCTTGTCACAGTAGACGGGTATTATAGAAGAGGTAGAGAAGTGGAGTTGAAGAAACAAGCTGATGAAGCTCTAAGACTTTCGGGAGTTGATGCTAGAGTTGTTGTTATAAGAAGAACAGGATCCGAGATACCTTGGATTGATGGAAGAGATGTGTTCTATCATGAGATTATGAGAAGATATGGGAGGAGTGACTATATAGCTGAGATGAATCCTAACGATCCCGCGTTGCTACTCTTCACATCTGGAACCATGGGATCTCCTAAAGGTGCTGTGATAAGCCACATAGGATCTATTATAAAACCTGGTTTAGAACACTTCATAAATCTAGATATGAAGAGTGAAGATAGATTATGGTGGATCACGGATCTAGGCTGGATGATGGGGCCTTGGCAGGTTCTAGGATCACAGCTTCTAGGAGCTTCAAATCTATCAATTGAAGGAGCTATAGATACTCCTCCAGATAGAGTGTGGAAGATTATAGAGGAGCACAGAGTCACACACCTAGGTTTTGCAGCTACTGCCGCGAGAATTCTGAAATCTCTCGGTGTGGAGAATGTTAGAAGGCATGATATATCAAGTCTCAGAGTTTTTGGAAACACTGGAGAACCTATAGATCCTGATACATGGATGTGGATCATGAGAGACGTAGGAGATCTCGAGAGACCAATGATAAACCTATCGGGAGGAACAGAAGTCTTCGGATGCATCCTCCTTCCAAGTGTTGTGGTCAGTCTCAAACCTTCAACCCTCTGGGGTCCTGCACCGGGTGTTGACGCTGATGTGTTTAATGAGAGTGGAGAGTCTGTTAGAGAGGGCGTGGGTTACTTAGTTGTTAAAAAACCCTTCCCATCGATGACCAGAGGTCTTTGGAGAGATCCTGAGAGATATATAGAGAGCTACTGGAGCAGGTTTAAAGGTGTGTGGTATCATGGAGATTGGGTTCAAATTGATTCAGATGGATACTGGTATATTCTAGGAAGAGCTGATGATGTTATAAAAGTTTCTGGAATGAGAGTTGGAGCTGCAGAGCTTGAGGGAATTCTTAACAAGCATGCCTATGTCGCTGAGAGTGCATGTGTAGGGGTTCCTCACGCGATTAGAGGTGAGGTTATCTATTGTTTTGTAAGGCTTAGGAGTAGAGAGTATTATGAGAAAGCTTCAGAGCTCGAAGTAGAACTTAAGAATCTGATCTCTAGCGAGCTTAGTAGAGTGTTTACTCCTGAGAAGATAATATTTGTAGAGGATCTTCCTAGAACTAGAAGTGGTAAGATTATGAGGAGAACTCTTAGATCAGTTGTTTTAGGAGGAGAAATGGGTGATATTACTACTCTAGAGAATCCTGAGTCTATAGAGAGTATTAAGAGAGTTCTTGAGAGAATGAAGATAATCTAGGGAGATCTTTAACTAAAAATGTTAAAGATCTAAAGAGATTTAAGAGAATCTAACCACTAGTAATTTAAATACGTGTTTTATCGATTTCTAATACTGGGATTTATTTGAGTTCTGCGAAGAACGACCCTATAGCTCTTGTTAAAGATGTTATGAGAGAGATATCAAGCTTCATAATGAAGTCTATAGACATGATCTCTGTAGATCAGGTGGAGAAAGCTGTGAAACTACTTGTAGACACTTACAATAGAGGTAAGATGGTTCTGGTAATGGGTGCGGGAAGAAGCGGGCTTATAGGAAGAGGATTTGCCATGAGATTAATGCACTTAGGCTTCAGAGTATATGTTCTCGGAGACACCATAGTACCTCCAGTTAGAGAGGGAGATCTTGTTATCGCTATAAGTGGTTCTGGGAGAACCAAGCTCATAGTCACAGCTGCTGAAGCTGCTAAGAGTGTTGGTGCTAAGATTCTCACAATAACATCTTTTCCAGAATCTCCTCTAGCTCAGATATCAGATGTGGTAGTGGTAGTTCCTGGAAGAACTAAGGTTTCTGCTGAAGAAGATTACTTCGCCAGACAGATCTTAGGTATTCACGAGCCTCTGGCACCTCTAGGAACCCTCTTCGAGGATACTACCATGGTGTTTCTAGACTCTCTAATAGTTAGACTGATGCAAGAACTTAATGTGTCTGAGAAGGATATGAGTAGAAGACATGCTAATATAGAGCTCTAGAGATAGCGAAGCTCATTATATAATCTCTTTTAACAGATTATTCTCAGGATGTGAGTGTGTTGAAGATTAAGATAAGACTCTACGCTGTTCTAAGAGATCTCTACGGCTCTTCAGAGGATCTCATTGAGGTGGAAGGAGATAGGATTTCTGTTAGAGATCTTCTCAGTAGAATATCTTCTAAGAATACCTCTCTAGAGGAGTTCATGAGAAGCAGAGGTGAAGGTATTATAGTGCTTGTAAACGGCTTGTACGCGCCTATGGATCAGTTTGTTAGAGAGGGTGACGTAGTAGACATACTACCACCAGCTTCGGGTGGAGTTTTTTGAATGATTATGCTGAGGGCTTATGTGATGAGTTTCAATTCTTCACGAGGGAAAATCCTCCTGATTTTAATAGGATACTTGGTAGTATTAGTAGGAATGCCTCTGAGAAGGGTTTGGGAGGTGTTGTGATCTATATTGGTGTTGTTAAGAATCCTGTTGAGGGTAGGATTGTTAAGAAACTAAGTTATGAAGTTTATGAAGAGTATACTCTGAGGAGATTCAGCGAGATAGCTAGAGATATCAAGAGTAGATACTCTGTGGAGTGTCTTAAGATATATCATGTTAAAGGAGATACTCTTCCGGGAGATATAGCTGTTATAATAGTAGCTCAGTCTATTGGTAGGAGAGGTGTTTTTGAGGCTGTAAGAGAAACTATTGACTTGGTTAAGCATACAACGGGGATCTGGAAGATTGAGGAGAGAGAAGATGGAGTCTTCTGGGTTCTTGGAGAGGGTGAGAGGATTTCGAGAAGAGGATCTGAGAACGTATAAGGTGGTGAAGCTAGGAGGTTCTCTTATAACGTACAAGGATAGACCTCTTGCTCTGAGAGAGGATATTCTGAGAAGCATATCTCGAGAGATTAAGATGGCGTGGGATGATGGGTTTAGAAGGATTCTTATCATACATGGTGGAGGGAGTTTCGGGCATTACATAGCTTCTAAGGTGATCTCTGAGAAGGGATTTATAGATCCTCAGGGTTTCTCCGATATAGCATGGTATATGAATGAGCTTAATAGAGAAGTTGTGAGAAGTCTCAGAGAACAAGGTCTGCCAGCTGTTCAGATATCCACTAGAGGAGTGGTTTATGAGAGAGGTGGTTCTCTGAATATTAACACAGATCTTATGAGAATGCTCATAGATTCAGGACTTC includes:
- a CDS encoding AMP-binding protein, with the translated sequence FIWNPPRDLVDQANVTELIESMGFKSYKDFVKRSIEDVRWFWSLAPEILEIEWFKPYEEVLDISRGVEWAEWYVGGRINASYNVVDRIVRKGYGSKTAVIWIGEDNSIRSMTYSELEDSVKRFSSYLLESGVRVGDVVAIYAPIIPESIVAMLASIRIGAIASPIFSGFSPQAVASRLRISNSKILVTVDGYYRRGREVELKKQADEALRLSGVDARVVVIRRTGSEIPWIDGRDVFYHEIMRRYGRSDYIAEMNPNDPALLLFTSGTMGSPKGAVISHIGSIIKPGLEHFINLDMKSEDRLWWITDLGWMMGPWQVLGSQLLGASNLSIEGAIDTPPDRVWKIIEEHRVTHLGFAATAARILKSLGVENVRRHDISSLRVFGNTGEPIDPDTWMWIMRDVGDLERPMINLSGGTEVFGCILLPSVVVSLKPSTLWGPAPGVDADVFNESGESVREGVGYLVVKKPFPSMTRGLWRDPERYIESYWSRFKGVWYHGDWVQIDSDGYWYILGRADDVIKVSGMRVGAAELEGILNKHAYVAESACVGVPHAIRGEVIYCFVRLRSREYYEKASELEVELKNLISSELSRVFTPEKIIFVEDLPRTRSGKIMRRTLRSVVLGGEMGDITTLENPESIESIKRVLERMKII
- the hxlB gene encoding 6-phospho-3-hexuloisomerase, whose product is MSSAKNDPIALVKDVMREISSFIMKSIDMISVDQVEKAVKLLVDTYNRGKMVLVMGAGRSGLIGRGFAMRLMHLGFRVYVLGDTIVPPVREGDLVIAISGSGRTKLIVTAAEAAKSVGAKILTITSFPESPLAQISDVVVVVPGRTKVSAEEDYFARQILGIHEPLAPLGTLFEDTTMVFLDSLIVRLMQELNVSEKDMSRRHANIEL
- a CDS encoding MoaD/ThiS family protein; translated protein: MKIKIRLYAVLRDLYGSSEDLIEVEGDRISVRDLLSRISSKNTSLEEFMRSRGEGIIVLVNGLYAPMDQFVREGDVVDILPPASGGVF
- a CDS encoding molybdenum cofactor biosynthesis protein MoaE, with amino-acid sequence MNDYAEGLCDEFQFFTRENPPDFNRILGSISRNASEKGLGGVVIYIGVVKNPVEGRIVKKLSYEVYEEYTLRRFSEIARDIKSRYSVECLKIYHVKGDTLPGDIAVIIVAQSIGRRGVFEAVRETIDLVKHTTGIWKIEEREDGVFWVLGEGERISRRGSENV
- a CDS encoding isopentenyl phosphate kinase, translating into MESSGFLERVRGFREEDLRTYKVVKLGGSLITYKDRPLALREDILRSISREIKMAWDDGFRRILIIHGGGSFGHYIASKVISEKGFIDPQGFSDIAWYMNELNREVVRSLREQGLPAVQISTRGVVYERGGSLNINTDLMRMLIDSGLLPVLFGDVIICEKGFRIVSGDELAWISALGIGAEWVLFASTVDGVYEKPPEKGGGSIIRVLRISRDLNVELGGGFGVDVTGGMRTKILSGRIALERGVRGFIFNGLKPGNVYRAIVGLLDEGTVIEY